The Leucothrix mucor DSM 2157 DNA window ACATTGCCGTTATCGCGCACATGGCGCATCAAATCTAAATACTGCTTCATGCTTAGTGGCTCGTTGCGCTGACAGGGTGCTTACGGTAGCCCCACCACATCAGGGCGACGCCAAGTAAGAACATAGGAACGGATAGAATCTGACCTTGAGTCAACCAGCCAAAGGCGATGTAGCCGAGGTGTGCATCTGGCAGCCGGTAAAACTCAACCACAATTCGTGCAATTGAATAACCAATCAGGAATAAGCCGGAGATAGCACCCATTGGGCGTGGTTTACTCGAAAATAGCCACAGAACAACGAATAGCGCTACACCTTCCAGTGCAGCTTGATACAGCTGTGAGGCATGGCGCGGAATGTCATCAACCGTTGGGAATACCATTGCCCAAGGCACATCCGTAGGACGCCCCCATAGCTCGACATTGATGAAGTTACCAATGCGGCCAGCACCTAAACCCAGTGGCACTAATGGCGCTACAAAGTCAGAGACTTTCAGTAGCGGCAAGCCAAATTTTCGGGCCAGTAAAATCGATGCAACAACGACACCAATTAAGCCGCCGTGGAAGCTCATCCCACCTTCCCAGATACGCAATACCATGGCTGGGTTCGCCAGAAAGTCAGCGAATTTGTAGAAGAAGATGTAGCCAAGTCGACCACCGAGCACGACCCCTAAGGCGCCGTAAAACAGAATATCATCTACCTGATCTGGCGTGATGACGCTACCGGGCTTGCGCGCGCGGTATTTGCCAAGCAATAAGAAGGCAACAAAGCCCACGACATACATAAGCCCGTACCAATGCACGCCAAATGTTTCGGTCACATGGATCGCGACCGGATCAAAACCAGGATGAGTTAACATGAATAATTAGTGCCTTAGAAAAACAATTTTTGTAGCTGTGTGCCGGGCTCTTCAGCGCGCATAAATGCCTCGCCAACCAGGAATGCGTTGACGTTGTTATCACGCATTAGCTTCACGTCTTCGACAGTGTGAATACCACTTTCGGTGATCACAATACGATCTTCCGGAATGCTGCTTAACAAATCCAGCGTGGTTTGCAGGGAGGTGTCAAAGGTGCGTAAATCGCGGTTATTAATACCGATCAACTCAGCTGTTAAGCCCAGTGCCGTTTCAAGCTCATCTGCATCGTGTACTTCAACCAATACATCCATGCCTAAGCTAGTGGCGGTATCGTAAAGTGAATGCAGCAGTTCAGTACCCAATGCCGCAACGATTAACAGGATGCAATCAGCTCCCATCGCGCGCGCTTCATACACTTGGTATGGGTCAATAATGAAATCTTTACGAATCACTGGCAGGG harbors:
- the lgt gene encoding prolipoprotein diacylglyceryl transferase, producing MLTHPGFDPVAIHVTETFGVHWYGLMYVVGFVAFLLLGKYRARKPGSVITPDQVDDILFYGALGVVLGGRLGYIFFYKFADFLANPAMVLRIWEGGMSFHGGLIGVVVASILLARKFGLPLLKVSDFVAPLVPLGLGAGRIGNFINVELWGRPTDVPWAMVFPTVDDIPRHASQLYQAALEGVALFVVLWLFSSKPRPMGAISGLFLIGYSIARIVVEFYRLPDAHLGYIAFGWLTQGQILSVPMFLLGVALMWWGYRKHPVSATSH
- the trpC gene encoding indole-3-glycerol phosphate synthase TrpC translates to MSQLEDELLHTSDVLKKIITHKVQEVYNARQAVPLEALTTAIETAPAVRPFAAALRQKLANNQPAVIAEVKKASPSKGLIREDFRPADIAKSYEAGGAACLSVLTDEHFFQGNIDYLIEARDACSLPVIRKDFIIDPYQVYEARAMGADCILLIVAALGTELLHSLYDTATSLGMDVLVEVHDADELETALGLTAELIGINNRDLRTFDTSLQTTLDLLSSIPEDRIVITESGIHTVEDVKLMRDNNVNAFLVGEAFMRAEEPGTQLQKLFF